The following are encoded together in the Argopecten irradians isolate NY chromosome 5, Ai_NY, whole genome shotgun sequence genome:
- the LOC138323006 gene encoding uncharacterized protein, whose product MSQESRAVVYPPKLESNKTSKGESSHSANQAVRVNPRTLSDSQAHGGARRNSGNYPDIVDSDNCFLPSESLTELRNTMESSNNTTNPTDNKPSTSTGDTRTTAVPQSPGVVSEHRRSISAIIDHQMQQALEQSGQNVNRVSPTQGLYPSVTSSVTTPTTGVMGSTHISTHDLSAGITPGTDSSREALPDILHSHVVPTHHTSSSHHGQSHGHIPPGVDPRVYTYHQSQSRHHSRQHRSGGGRSSRDRRRSRSRSGSHTEEPCKASCMNCLAASTSFRWILVILSLLGVCCVVTGIVLAALHAAGNSFLFLAIMFIGLGVLLVVVVAVGWKCTPRGHEPLHALFGLGDFRHQPRERRHRHHGHHRRRGEGQWYGGVMYPEFQYRRPPPSYNVSMQEFQHQLVMAQNQPRNFDDVPVEDYSLPSSPPPSYRSRASTVRTGIQITFPPSRSDQPNSRPPTYRSHVGTDQTAHSRPSLPRDEDGNVVTGGDIQIEVPNISAINIISTSTASNTTAEGSSQPVQGSSNSAKPTDNTTGASGQTIVTVTHTTAEQAQVQRTLGTARSTAQSEQTSPAEDEYPMETPL is encoded by the exons ATGAGTCAGGAAAGTCGAGCGGTAGTATATCCCCCTAAACTAGAATCCAACAAGACTTCAAAAGGTGAAAGTTCTCATTCCGCAAATCAGGCTGTCCGTGTTAATCCGAGAACTTTATCAGACTCCCAGGCTCACGGTGGTGCTAGGAGAAATTCTGGgaattaccctgatattgttgATAGTGATAACTGTTTTCTGCCATCAGAAAGCTTAACAGAGCTAAGAAACACAATGGAATCTTCAAATAATACAACAAATCCAACTGACAATAAACCTAGTACTTCAACGGGTGATACAAGAACTACAGCAGTGCCACAGTCTCCCGGAGTGGTCAGTGAACACCGCAGGTCAATTAGTGCAATTATAGATCACCAGATGCAGCAGGCATTAGAACAGAGTGGACAAAATGTCAATAGGGTCAGTCCTACCCAGGGACTGTACCCATCGGTCACTTCATCAGTGACCACACCAACCACTGGAGTGATGGGCTCCACCCATATTAGTACACATGACCTAAGTGCGGGGATCACCCCCGGGACTGACTCCAGTCGTGAGGCCCTCCCCGATATCTTACATTCCCATGTGGTTCCTACCCACCATACATCCTCCAGCCACCACGGACAGTCTCATGGACACATCCCACCGGGGGTTGACCCCCGGGTCTATACCTATCACCAGAGTCAGAGCCGCCACCATTCACGGCAGCACCGCAGTGGTGGTGGGCGATCCTCCAGAGACAGGCGCCGCAGCCGATCACGAAGTGGTTCACATACAGAAGAGCCGTGTAAGGCTAGTTGTATGAACTGTTTGGCTGCGTCCACATCGTTCCGATGGATCCTAGTGATTTTGTCTTTATTAGGGGTGTGTTGTGTGGTGACGGGCATTGTTTTAGCGGCTTTACATGCTGCTGGGAACAGTTTCCTCTTCCTGGCCATCATGTTTATTG GTTTGGGCGTTCTCCTGGTGGTGGTTGTAGCGGTGGGGTGGAAGTGTACACCAAGAGGTCATGAACCCTTACATGCATTATTTGGACTTGGAGATTTCCGCCATCAGCCGAGAGAACGACGACACCGACACCATGGTCACCATCGGCGACGAGGAGAAGGCCAGTGGTATGGAG GTGTGATGTACCCAGAATTCCAGTACCGTCGTCCACCCCCATCCTACAATGTTTCGATGCAGGAGTTCCAACATCAACTGGTGATGGCCCAGAATCAGCCTCGTAACTTTGACGATGTCCCAGTCGAGGATTACAGTCTACCTAGCTCACCACCCCCTTCATACCGCTCACGTGCAAGCACGGTGAGAACAGGAATACAAATCACATTCCCACCGTCTCGTTCTGACCAACCAAACTCCCGTCCACCTACATATCGTTCTCATGTCGGCACTGACCAGACTGCCCATTCACGACCTTCACTACCTCGGGATGAGGATGGTAACGTGGTGACAGGTGGGGATATTCAAATAGAGGTTCCGAACATTAGTGCTATAAATATAATAAGTACGAGCACAGCATCTAATACAACTGCCGAGGGCTCCAGTCAACCAGTACAAGGGTCCTCTAATAGTGCTAAACCTACAGACAATACAACAGGTGCTAGTGGACAGACAATAGTGACGGTCACTCATACCACAGCCGAACAGGCACAGGTACAGCGGACGCTTGGCACAGCAAGAAGTACCGCACAGAGTGAACAGACGAGTCCGGCCGAGGACGAATATCCAATGGAGACACCTCTGTAG